A stretch of the Chitiniphilus purpureus genome encodes the following:
- a CDS encoding fused MFS/spermidine synthase, which yields MAADELVIDISEEFGVRKLHFGQDDTQSAMRVSDPVELVLAYTRCLFGILLFIDPPREMLLIGLGGGSIAKWVHARLPSTRLTCVELHEQVVNVARSMFALPPDDARLQVRVGDGAAHVYGLPADSTDLIVMDAYSATGIAAPLASADFFAACRERLTGNGVLAVNLWSSDKRFGMYRERLGSAFDGRVLCLPARQRGNVMAFAFNQPQNNPQWARLAERAQVLEAAYGLEFAEFVADLVRMNPYNDRRLFI from the coding sequence ATGGCGGCGGACGAGCTCGTCATCGATATCTCCGAAGAATTCGGCGTGCGCAAACTGCACTTCGGCCAGGACGATACGCAGAGTGCGATGCGCGTCAGCGACCCGGTCGAGCTGGTGCTGGCCTACACCCGGTGCCTGTTCGGCATCCTGCTGTTCATCGATCCGCCGCGCGAGATGCTGCTGATCGGGCTGGGCGGCGGGTCGATCGCCAAGTGGGTGCATGCGCGGCTGCCGTCCACGCGGCTGACCTGCGTGGAGCTGCACGAACAGGTGGTGAACGTGGCGCGCAGCATGTTCGCGCTGCCGCCGGACGATGCGCGCCTGCAGGTACGGGTGGGCGATGGCGCGGCCCACGTGTACGGCCTGCCGGCCGATTCGACCGACCTGATCGTGATGGATGCCTACTCCGCCACCGGCATCGCCGCGCCGCTGGCATCCGCGGATTTCTTCGCCGCCTGCCGCGAGCGGCTGACCGGTAACGGCGTGCTGGCGGTCAACCTGTGGAGCTCGGACAAGCGTTTCGGCATGTATCGCGAGCGCCTCGGGAGCGCCTTCGATGGCCGGGTGCTCTGCCTGCCGGCAAGGCAGCGGGGCAATGTGATGGCGTTTGCCTTCAACCAGCCGCAGAACAATCCGCAATGGGCGCGGCTGGCCGAGCGCGCCCAGGTGCTCGAAGCCGCCTATGGCCTCGAATTTGCCGAGTTTGTGGCCGACCTGGTGCGGATGAATCCCTACAACGATCGCCGGCTGTTCATTTGA
- a CDS encoding RNA pyrophosphohydrolase — protein sequence MLDRDGYRPNVGIILLNQADQVFWGKRVREHSWQFPQGGIKQGESPEQAMYRELMEEVGLEPQHVRIVGRTRDWLKYDVPANWVRREWRGTYKGQKQIWFLLRLVGRDSDVCLRRSSHPEFDAWRWNGYWAPLDAVIEFKRGVYEAALSELSRFLETAPIRAQG from the coding sequence ATGCTTGATCGTGACGGCTATCGCCCGAACGTCGGCATCATCCTTCTCAACCAGGCTGACCAGGTGTTCTGGGGCAAGCGCGTGCGTGAGCACTCGTGGCAGTTCCCACAAGGGGGCATCAAGCAAGGTGAGTCGCCGGAACAGGCGATGTACCGAGAGCTGATGGAAGAAGTCGGCCTGGAGCCACAGCATGTGCGCATTGTCGGGCGCACGCGCGATTGGTTGAAATACGATGTGCCGGCCAATTGGGTGCGCCGCGAATGGCGCGGCACCTACAAGGGGCAAAAACAGATCTGGTTCCTGCTCAGGCTGGTCGGACGCGATTCTGACGTCTGCCTGAGACGCTCGTCGCATCCGGAGTTCGATGCGTGGCGCTGGAACGGCTATTGGGCGCCGCTGGACGCGGTGATCGAATTCAAGCGCGGCGTCTATGAAGCCGCGCTGTCCGAACTGTCGCGTTTCCTTGAAACCGCGCCTATTCGCGCGCAAGGCTGA
- a CDS encoding sensor histidine kinase, translated as MKPRLFARKADPAPPAPGGRHPAAEVYWRSLSLLNTFRLLSVVALLLSGSWFMPQTLDGEARWRVFLWLSSSYTLLALVFLFGIRLRRPVFEMQLTLHAVTDIAFIVALVHLFGGVRSGLGILLLCYLAAAGLIARGRMTLFHAAIASIALLTEHTVRRLSGDPAAGDYANVVLLCLASFAVAWLAHRLARYARESEALAQQRGVDLEQMGQLNARILQDVSEGVLVVNVLGQVRQYNEQAGRLIGERPDCPIALSAFLPELEQVLACWREDPYGTPALVQAGATRKTLRPRFAPASFTVTGDVLVYLEDMDRLRREAQQLKLAALGRLTANLAHEIRNPLGAISHAAQLLAEEADDDPLKARLTRIIGENTGRLERMVADVLELNRRDRLERALIPLHGWLASFLDDVRQVENISIRIDCVCPAEAQIRFDPGHLHQVLWNLVRNGWRYCTKQPGSLRLMVEMDDDGHWRLDVLNDGPPVPVDAQSQLFEPFFTTESKGTGLGLYIAREICAANSAWLEYIPARHGACFRIVFEVDNGEKG; from the coding sequence TTGAAACCGCGCCTATTCGCGCGCAAGGCTGATCCGGCGCCGCCCGCGCCCGGCGGTCGCCATCCGGCCGCCGAGGTGTACTGGCGCTCGCTCAGCCTGCTCAATACCTTCCGGCTGCTGTCGGTGGTGGCGCTGCTGCTGAGCGGCAGCTGGTTCATGCCCCAGACCCTGGATGGCGAGGCCAGGTGGCGGGTGTTCCTGTGGCTGTCGTCCAGCTACACCTTGCTGGCGCTGGTGTTCCTGTTCGGCATCCGGCTGCGCCGCCCGGTGTTCGAGATGCAGCTGACGCTGCACGCGGTCACCGATATCGCCTTCATCGTCGCGCTGGTCCACCTGTTCGGCGGGGTCCGGAGCGGCCTTGGCATCCTGCTGCTGTGTTACCTTGCCGCGGCCGGCCTGATCGCCCGCGGCCGGATGACCTTGTTCCATGCCGCGATCGCCAGCATCGCGCTGCTGACCGAGCATACCGTGCGCCGGCTTTCCGGCGACCCGGCCGCCGGCGACTACGCCAACGTGGTGCTGCTGTGCCTGGCGAGCTTTGCAGTAGCGTGGCTTGCGCATCGTCTGGCGCGCTACGCGAGAGAGAGTGAGGCGCTGGCGCAGCAGCGCGGCGTGGATCTGGAGCAGATGGGCCAGCTGAACGCGCGCATCCTGCAGGACGTGTCCGAGGGCGTGCTGGTGGTGAACGTGCTCGGCCAGGTGCGGCAGTACAACGAACAGGCAGGACGCCTGATCGGTGAGCGCCCCGACTGCCCCATCGCGCTGTCGGCCTTCCTGCCCGAGCTGGAGCAGGTGCTCGCGTGCTGGCGGGAGGACCCGTACGGCACCCCTGCGCTGGTCCAGGCCGGCGCCACGCGCAAGACCCTGCGCCCGCGCTTCGCCCCGGCATCGTTCACCGTCACCGGCGACGTGCTGGTCTATCTGGAAGACATGGACCGGCTGCGTCGCGAGGCGCAGCAGCTCAAGCTCGCGGCGTTGGGCCGGCTGACCGCCAACCTGGCCCACGAGATCCGCAATCCGTTGGGTGCCATTTCCCATGCCGCGCAACTGCTGGCCGAGGAGGCGGACGATGATCCGCTCAAGGCGCGACTGACCCGCATCATCGGCGAGAACACCGGGCGGCTGGAGCGGATGGTGGCCGATGTGCTGGAGCTGAACCGGCGCGACCGGCTGGAACGGGCGCTGATCCCGTTGCACGGGTGGCTGGCGAGCTTCCTGGACGACGTGCGCCAAGTGGAGAACATCAGCATCCGAATCGATTGTGTGTGTCCGGCTGAGGCACAGATCCGCTTCGACCCGGGCCACCTGCACCAGGTGCTGTGGAACCTGGTGCGCAACGGCTGGCGCTATTGCACCAAGCAGCCGGGCAGCCTGCGTCTCATGGTCGAGATGGACGATGACGGCCATTGGCGCCTGGACGTGCTGAACGACGGTCCGCCGGTGCCGGTCGATGCGCAAAGCCAGCTGTTCGAGCCGTTTTTCACCACCGAATCGAAAGGCACCGGGCTCGGCCTGTATATTGCACGCGAGATCTGCGCGGCCAATTCGGCGTGGCTGGAATATATACCGGCGCGGCATGGGGCATGCTTCAGGATCGTGTTCGAGGTCGACAATGGCGAGAAAGGCTAG
- a CDS encoding sigma-54-dependent transcriptional regulator codes for MARKARNGRRVLVVDDEVDLAELLELTLIKMGLDVDTAHGVAEARAALARTRYDLVLTDMRMPDGEGLEIVEYIERERLDIPVAVITAYGSMQNAVAALKAGAFDYLAKPLALDQLRTLVKSALNLEEAPAEAGPLPDRPLLGDSPAIRQVLELVEKLARSQAPVYITGESGSGKERAARLIHARGSRADKPFVAVNCGAIPENLMESEFFGYRKGAFTGADQDREGFFQAAAGGTLFLDEVADLPLVMQVKLLRAIQERKVRKVGSTVEEPVDVRLISATHQNLARCVEDGRFRQDLYYRLNVIELKMPPLREMGEDVVLIARQLLGRLAVQNGQTVPALADDALAALRSYAFPGNVRELENTLERALALSDGSAITAFDLQLSPQRLDDETGGGADCPLQDHLDRVERAAILDALEKTGGNRTQAAKLLGVTFRSLRYRMDRLGLAGKD; via the coding sequence ATGGCGAGAAAGGCTAGGAACGGGCGGCGGGTGCTGGTGGTCGACGACGAGGTCGACCTCGCCGAGCTCTTGGAACTGACACTGATCAAGATGGGGCTGGACGTGGATACCGCGCATGGCGTGGCCGAGGCCCGCGCCGCGCTGGCGCGCACCCGCTACGATCTGGTGCTGACCGACATGCGCATGCCCGACGGCGAGGGGCTGGAGATCGTCGAATACATCGAGCGCGAGCGGCTCGATATCCCGGTGGCGGTGATCACCGCCTACGGCAGCATGCAGAATGCGGTGGCCGCACTCAAGGCCGGCGCGTTCGACTACCTGGCCAAACCGCTTGCGCTCGACCAGCTGCGCACGCTGGTCAAGTCGGCGCTCAACCTGGAGGAGGCGCCTGCCGAGGCGGGCCCGCTGCCGGATCGGCCGCTGCTGGGCGATTCCCCGGCCATCCGCCAAGTGCTGGAGCTGGTGGAAAAGCTCGCGCGCAGCCAGGCGCCGGTGTACATCACCGGCGAATCGGGCAGCGGCAAGGAGCGGGCGGCACGGCTGATCCACGCGCGTGGCAGCCGCGCCGACAAGCCCTTCGTGGCCGTCAACTGCGGTGCGATCCCGGAGAACCTGATGGAAAGCGAGTTCTTCGGCTATCGCAAGGGCGCCTTCACCGGCGCCGACCAGGATCGCGAGGGCTTCTTCCAGGCGGCGGCCGGCGGCACATTGTTCCTGGACGAGGTGGCCGATCTGCCGCTGGTGATGCAGGTGAAGCTGCTGCGGGCGATCCAGGAGCGCAAGGTGCGCAAGGTCGGCAGCACGGTGGAAGAGCCGGTCGACGTCAGGCTGATCTCGGCCACCCATCAGAATCTGGCGCGCTGTGTCGAGGACGGCCGCTTCCGGCAGGATCTGTACTATCGCCTGAACGTGATCGAGCTGAAGATGCCGCCGCTGCGCGAGATGGGCGAGGACGTGGTGCTGATCGCCCGCCAGTTGCTCGGCCGGTTGGCGGTGCAGAACGGCCAGACCGTGCCGGCGCTTGCAGACGACGCGCTGGCGGCGCTGCGCAGCTACGCGTTTCCCGGCAATGTACGTGAGCTGGAGAACACGCTGGAGCGTGCGCTGGCGCTGTCGGACGGATCAGCGATCACCGCCTTCGACCTGCAGCTTTCGCCGCAGCGGCTGGACGATGAAACGGGTGGGGGTGCGGATTGTCCGTTGCAGGACCATCTGGACCGGGTCGAGCGGGCCGCCATCCTCGATGCGCTGGAAAAGACCGGTGGCAACCGCACCCAGGCGGCCAAGCTGCTGGGGGTGACCTTCCGTTCGCTGCGCTATCGGATGGACCGGCTTGGACTGGCGGGCAAGGATTGA
- the ampD gene encoding 1,6-anhydro-N-acetylmuramyl-L-alanine amidase AmpD, producing the protein MQLTIDADGVCQGARQVPSPNHDARPAGEAVSLVVIHNISLPPGQFGGDDIERLFTNRIDPQAHPGYDELARLRVSAHFVIRRDGALVQFVPAGARAWHAGVSNWCGRERCNDFSVGIELEGSDHVPFAGPQYATLLPLLAALAARYPLQAIAGHSEIAPGRKTDPGPWFDWARVHAALPQLRTTFSALPGTPTL; encoded by the coding sequence ATGCAATTGACGATCGACGCGGACGGCGTGTGCCAGGGCGCGCGCCAGGTGCCGAGCCCCAACCACGATGCCCGTCCGGCGGGGGAGGCGGTGTCGCTGGTGGTGATCCACAACATCAGCCTGCCGCCCGGCCAGTTCGGCGGGGACGACATCGAGCGCCTGTTCACCAACCGGATCGATCCGCAGGCGCATCCGGGCTATGACGAGCTGGCGCGGTTGCGGGTCTCTGCCCACTTTGTGATCCGGCGCGACGGTGCGCTGGTGCAGTTCGTGCCGGCCGGGGCGCGTGCGTGGCATGCGGGGGTCTCGAACTGGTGCGGCCGCGAGCGCTGCAATGATTTCTCGGTCGGCATCGAGCTTGAGGGGAGCGACCACGTGCCGTTCGCCGGACCGCAGTACGCCACCTTGCTGCCGCTGCTGGCCGCGCTGGCCGCGCGCTATCCGCTGCAGGCGATCGCGGGGCACAGCGAGATCGCGCCGGGGCGCAAGACCGATCCTGGCCCCTGGTTCGATTGGGCGCGCGTCCATGCTGCATTGCCGCAACTGCGGACCACGTTTTCGGCGCTTCCGGGGACCCCGACGCTATAA